A genomic window from Bubalus bubalis isolate 160015118507 breed Murrah chromosome 11, NDDB_SH_1, whole genome shotgun sequence includes:
- the LOC123328307 gene encoding translation initiation factor IF-2 — translation MAALSRRPRPRETSSEKAPRRNRGRAGAARPAAATTRRPRPTAGRRRVVSGPRGRAPRPARPSRRPGTPRPAQPSPLRGPRGRSPGPARPAFPYPVRPGKETGNTRRRRLYSPGRPLRVAAAAVAQVPSRRPAGNGRLRGGAAPARPGVWAPAVPGDRPLKGTGVAASAPARSPAHSGTPTPRVLPPKLVSSCMALLPKHHLAPQTGIFFFLTLSKSYSISPSPSQIPPRKSLENEIFHPSVSRVSL, via the exons ATGGC GGCCCTCTCCCGCCGACCTCGCCCTCGGGAGACGTCCTCGGAGAAGGCGCCGCGGCGGAACCGAGGTCGGGCCGGGGCGGCCCG CCCAGCGGCGGCGACGACCCGGCGCCCGAGGCCTACGGCGGGGCGGCGGCGGGTGGTGTCGGGACCCCGCGGCCGCGCCCCCCGCCCGGCGCGGCCCTCCCGTCGGCCCGGCACCCCGCGGCCGGCGCAGCCCTCCCCCCTCCGCGGTCCCCGCGGTCGGAGCCCGGGCCCGGCGCGGCCTGCTTTCCCTTACCCTGTGCGGCCGGGAAAGGAGACCGGGAACACGCGGCGGCGCCGGCTCTACAGCCCGGGCCGCCCGCTCCGAGTCGCTGCCGCCGCAGTTGCTCAGGTGCCGTCGCGCCGCCCGGCAGGAAACGGGCGGCTTCGGGGCGGGGCGGCCCCGGCACGTCCCGGCGTCTGGGCCCCGGCGGTGCCCGGAGACCGGCCCCTTAAAGGGACAGGCGTCGCCGCCTCGGCCCCCGCGCGCTCTCCCGCGCACTCGG GAACCCCCACCCCCCGCGTCCTTCCTCCAAAGCTGGTTTCGTCTTGCATGGCCCTCCTACCGAAGCACCACCTGGCCCCCcagactggaatttttttttttttaaccttaagcAAATCGTACTCGATTTCACCCAGCCCGTCCCAGATTCCTCCTCGGAAATCACTGGAAAACGAAATCTTCCATCCCTCTGTCTCCAGAGTTTCTCTCTGA